Proteins encoded within one genomic window of Empedobacter falsenii:
- a CDS encoding nucleotide pyrophosphohydrolase, which produces MSLKQAQTDVDNWIKEHGVRYFNELTNMAQLTEEVGEVARIIARRYGEQSEKESDKNKDLGEELADVIFVALCLANQTGVDLESAFYKKIDYKTKRDHDRHQNNDKLK; this is translated from the coding sequence ATGAGCCTTAAACAAGCACAAACAGACGTTGATAATTGGATCAAAGAACATGGTGTTCGTTATTTTAACGAGTTAACAAATATGGCACAATTAACTGAAGAAGTAGGAGAAGTTGCACGTATTATTGCACGTCGTTACGGTGAACAATCGGAGAAAGAATCAGACAAAAACAAAGATCTTGGCGAAGAATTGGCAGATGTTATTTTTGTAGCACTTTGTTTGGCAAATCAAACAGGTGTTGATTTAGAATCAGCTTTTTACAAAAAAATAGATTACAAAACAAAACGTGACCACGATCGTCATCAAAATAATGATAAATTAAAATAA
- a CDS encoding 3-phosphoshikimate 1-carboxyvinyltransferase, whose protein sequence is MIEISALKSPINNQLAITGSKSESNRLLLLSQLFENVLTLENVSNSEDSQLMQKALANKTDLVDIHHAGTAMRFLTAYFSIQDGRKITLTGSERMKQRPIKVLVDALNELGAEISYQENEGYPPLSIVGKKITKDSITIPSNISSQYISALCLIGTKLENGLTINLDGKIISVPYIQMTIQLLNKVGINAIFEGNTIKIPFTENIKAQTLQVESDWSSASYYYSLIALSQNSEVKISTYFEDSLQGDSALQHIYAENFGVISTFENGVLTLKNDENFSPKSIIELNLINTPDIAQTISATCVGLKAKCHLTGLETLKIKETDRLVALKNELEKFGAIITITNDSLTIEGYNNYTETPTLATYNDHRMAMCMAPLAQIYPIRIENEMVVEKSYPIFWEDWKKLGFEIKSV, encoded by the coding sequence ATGATTGAAATTTCTGCTCTAAAATCTCCGATAAATAATCAATTAGCCATCACAGGTTCTAAAAGCGAAAGCAATCGTTTGTTGTTATTAAGTCAATTATTTGAGAATGTTTTGACATTAGAAAATGTTTCAAATTCAGAAGATTCTCAATTAATGCAAAAAGCGTTAGCAAATAAAACTGATTTAGTTGATATTCACCATGCGGGAACTGCTATGCGATTTTTAACAGCTTATTTTTCTATTCAAGATGGACGAAAAATAACGTTAACAGGCTCTGAAAGAATGAAACAACGACCAATAAAAGTTTTGGTTGACGCCTTGAATGAGTTGGGTGCAGAAATTTCGTATCAAGAAAATGAAGGTTATCCACCTTTATCAATTGTTGGAAAAAAGATTACCAAAGATTCTATTACAATTCCTTCTAACATTAGTTCTCAATATATCTCAGCTTTATGTTTGATCGGAACAAAATTAGAAAATGGATTAACGATTAATTTGGACGGAAAAATTATTTCTGTTCCTTATATCCAAATGACAATTCAGTTGTTGAATAAAGTCGGAATTAATGCAATTTTCGAAGGAAATACAATCAAAATTCCTTTTACTGAAAACATCAAAGCTCAAACTTTACAAGTAGAATCAGATTGGAGTTCGGCTTCATACTATTATAGTTTGATTGCTTTATCACAAAATTCAGAAGTGAAGATTTCTACTTATTTCGAAGATTCTTTACAAGGAGATTCAGCTTTACAACATATTTATGCAGAAAATTTTGGTGTAATTTCAACTTTTGAAAATGGAGTTTTAACATTGAAAAATGACGAAAATTTCTCACCTAAATCTATCATTGAATTAAATTTAATCAACACTCCTGATATTGCGCAAACTATTTCGGCAACCTGTGTGGGATTGAAAGCAAAATGTCATTTAACTGGTTTAGAAACACTAAAAATTAAGGAAACCGATCGTTTGGTTGCACTTAAAAATGAGTTAGAAAAATTTGGAGCAATTATTACAATTACAAACGATTCTTTAACAATTGAGGGGTATAATAATTATACAGAAACGCCAACTTTAGCGACTTACAATGATCATAGAATGGCAATGTGTATGGCGCCTCTGGCTCAAATTTACCCAATTCGAATTGAGAATGAAATGGTTGTAGAAAAATCATATCCAATATTTTGGGAAGATTGGAAAAAACTTGGT